One Solanum lycopersicum chromosome 4, SLM_r2.1 DNA window includes the following coding sequences:
- the LOC101246127 gene encoding F-box protein At2g17690-like, which translates to METAAYDFSMADWSELQHDLLVLIARRLNLIEDYLNFRNVCKSWHFVSTKDNFNSYLSRFPWLMPAEEEEDGISIRKFFSLYNGMILNKRIPKARRKRCMESMGWLIMVGEEEGEISMLRPFSGVEIELPHQNNTVEYDRY; encoded by the coding sequence ATGGAAACTGCTGCATACGATTTTTCGATGGCTGATTGGTCAGAACTTCAACATGATCTGCTTGTTCTAATTGCTAGGCGTTTGAATCTCATCGAAGACTATCTCAATTTTAGGAATGTCTGCAAATCCTGGCACTTTGTATCCACCAAGGACAATTTCAACAGTTACCTTTCTAGATTTCCTTGGTTGATGCCAGCGGAGGAAGAGGAAGACGGAATTTCCATTCGGAAATTCTTCAGCCTCTATAATGGCATGATTTTGAACAAGAGGATTCCAAAAGCCCGCAGAAAACGGTGTATGGAATCTATGGGTTGGCTTATCATGGTAGGAGAAGAGGAAGGTGAAATTAGTATGCTACGTCCCTTCTCTggtgttgaaattgaattaccCCATCAAAATAACACCGTAGAATACGATCGTTACTAG